The genomic stretch CGCTCCCTACCGCTTATTTACATAGGGAATACTACTGTACGGGACAAAGGAGCAGAAAGAAAAATACCTGCCTCAGGTTTCGACTGGAAAGAAGTATGCCGCTTTTGCCCTAACGGAACCTAGTTCTGGATCGGATGCTGGTTCTATCCGCTGTCGAGCTGTGAAAACACCTGACGGCAAACATTACATCCTTAATGGATCAAAGATTTGGATTTCAAACGGTGGAATCGCTGATATAATGACCGTTTTTGCACAAACGGAAGTTGAAGACCCAAAAACAGGCCAAAAGAAGGATAAGGTTACAGCGTTTATCGTGGAGCGTGGATTTGGCGGAGTCAGTAATGGTCCCCCAGAGAACAAAATGGGCATCAAATGCTCCAACACAGCTGAAGTCTACTTTGAAGATTGCAAAATTCCGGTTGAGAATGTATTGGGTAAGGAGGGAGATGGATTTAAGGTTGCCATgaatattttaaacaatggCCGTTTTGGTATGGGTGCCACTCTCTCCGGCACAATGCGTGCCTGTATCCAGAAGGCAACAGAACATGCAACTAATCGGGTACAATTTGGACGTAAGCTTGAAACATTTGGCGGAATCCAGGAGAAGCTGGCTCGTATGGCTATGCATCACTACGTGACACAATCGATGGCATACATGGTTTCCGGGAATATGGACTCCGGGTCGGTTGATTACCATTTGGAAGCCGCTATATCTAAAGTATTCGCCTCCGAATCGGCTTGGTACGTTTGCGATGAAGCCATTCAAATTCTCGGCGGAATGGGCTTCATGAAGGACACCGGACTGGAACGCGTAATGAGAGATTTAAGAATCTTCAGGATCTTCGAAGGGACGAACGATATTTTGAGACTGTTCGTGGCATTAACCGGTATTCAGTATGCCGGGTCGCATTTGAAAGAGTTGCAACGGGCTTTCAAAAATCCGGCTGCTAATTTAGGTTTGATCTTCAAAGAAGGATCAAGAAGAGCGATTCGTAGCATCGGCATTGGTGGAAGCGATCTAACGCCATTTGTGCCCAATCAGTTAAAGGATGCTGCTAAACAATGTTCGGAGGTGAGTCAACATCTGTTAATTGAGAGTAAAATAAATTGACTTATTCATGTTCTGCAGAGTATTGACATATTTGGCCAAGCAGTAGAATCACTTCTGATCAAATACGGCAAGGGTATTGTGGAGGAGCAATATTTGCTAAATCGGTTAGCCGACGCAGCTATCGATATCTACGCGATGGCTGCCGTATTATCGCGGGCGGGAAGAGCAGTCAATAAGAATTTGCCTTCAACTGATCATGAGTTGCTTATGGCCCAGGCGTGGTGTCACGAGGCGGCCGACCGGGTACGCGTGAACATCCGAAAAATCAACACAGATTCCTTCGTCAAGAACTACGGCAAGATGTCACAAATTTCCAAGAACATCTGTGCCAACAACGGCATAGCGCACAACAATCCCTTGGATATTGACTAAAAGGAATCACCAACACGCAATTATGTTTAAGTAGGAAACTGGAAACAACGGCGACTCGCATTGATTTTCtaacgaaaattcaaatttgagaatTATAAGCCTTGTAGCGATATTTGCACGAATCCACTAATATACAGGTGATAGCAGCCCGTCAAATTTGCGGACATTCCTATAACCTGCAAAAGCGAGAAACGGTGTATAGGAATGATTGAGCGCGAGGGGTTACTTGGCCGAATTCAAAGATATCCACTAACTTAaaacaaacttttaattttaataggacaaattgtaattttattttgcctattttcatgtttttatgTATATAGGGTTAATAAAGTCATGTTTTGTTAAGAGTAAAGAATGTTTATGAGATTAAATAAATTTCatcttgaaataattttatctgtGTTTCTTAGTTGCTCAAAAGCTCGCTTAAAGAACCAGTGTTTGGATTCGTCTGTAGCCGTAAAGCGGGGTTTAAAACCCTCCAGTCTCTAGTCCATAATTCTTGGTATGTGGTAGAATTAAAACAGTGGTTTGAATTAGGAAGAACTTGCGTCTTTACAGGACGAGAGTTTATTAACGAATGAATTGAAATTTTCACTTGTTGATAGAATCTAACAAACTTGTTACTAGGATTACCAACTATGATTACGATTTCCAACTTCAACAATAATACTCCTCGGGACGACCGCTAGCTATTTCTTCAgggagcggcttttatgctttGTGCAACCTCCTGGCTCTGTCAAGTCTCCTTgctaattagctaactaacctgccATTCAAcaatggggcttattacggatgtcacctcacggtgagaacgaaggGAAAAATCTCAtggtgaaaaaagacgcgtgcaaatcaaatgggaatcactttcagtgtgcctattacggttgtcattTCACCgagaagtgactcccgtaataagccccaataGTTCTAAttaatggacgcagtagtctagTTCCACTACAGAAAAACCTGCCAGTCTATTAAGCTAATACTGGCATGTCGGTGTTAAACCTGGCGCCTGCTTTGCAATGCTAGGTCTATTTAAGAGGCGGTTGCACAAACCGCTCTCCAGATGTTCGGGTCTTCAcccatcctccgaactaggttgacCGGAGTAGTGTTTGGCTCGCTCACTACCATCACCTCAATCCGCGCACACGCAAAATGAtgacatacgaagaagacatgctcagcagtttcttccgttTCCACGTACTCGGGGCACATGGCGGACCTTgcatgcccgaacctgtgtAAATACTACCTAA from Wyeomyia smithii strain HCP4-BCI-WySm-NY-G18 chromosome 3, ASM2978416v1, whole genome shotgun sequence encodes the following:
- the LOC129730436 gene encoding very long-chain specific acyl-CoA dehydrogenase, mitochondrial-like, coding for MIRLGQIVIRNSQKVKAIELRRCLSAAPQAKRNENQPVANEKKQNMSFLTNIFLGEVQPAQVFPFPEVLDAEQKEYIAAFVDPVNKFFEEVNDPVKNDTNAQVDEKTAEALWDLGAFSLQVPPEYGGLGLNNTQYSRMCDIIGGQDLGLGIFIGAHQSIGFKGILLYGTKEQKEKYLPQVSTGKKYAAFALTEPSSGSDAGSIRCRAVKTPDGKHYILNGSKIWISNGGIADIMTVFAQTEVEDPKTGQKKDKVTAFIVERGFGGVSNGPPENKMGIKCSNTAEVYFEDCKIPVENVLGKEGDGFKVAMNILNNGRFGMGATLSGTMRACIQKATEHATNRVQFGRKLETFGGIQEKLARMAMHHYVTQSMAYMVSGNMDSGSVDYHLEAAISKVFASESAWYVCDEAIQILGGMGFMKDTGLERVMRDLRIFRIFEGTNDILRLFVALTGIQYAGSHLKELQRAFKNPAANLGLIFKEGSRRAIRSIGIGGSDLTPFVPNQLKDAAKQCSESIDIFGQAVESLLIKYGKGIVEEQYLLNRLADAAIDIYAMAAVLSRAGRAVNKNLPSTDHELLMAQAWCHEAADRVRVNIRKINTDSFVKNYGKMSQISKNICANNGIAHNNPLDID